The Mucilaginibacter mallensis genome has a segment encoding these proteins:
- a CDS encoding LysE family translocator — MIEAVISGIGFGLVLTFLTGPVFFALIKTSIEKGFHAGVALALGVVCSDMVFVGALLFGAQYFDVSAHDKTIAGVVGSVILFIIGIYYIFKKAEVSYKVTVPTRLHKAGYFLKGFFMCIFNPTILLHWTFVIGTASTVYHEGVHNRALKIGIMFLTILIVQFGMDTTKAFYADKLRDRISVKFIHRLNEIAGVALIIASLIICDKLVTHFVFSAPAAS, encoded by the coding sequence ATGATAGAAGCTGTTATCTCGGGGATTGGATTTGGATTAGTGCTGACGTTTCTTACAGGCCCGGTATTTTTTGCTCTAATTAAAACCAGTATTGAAAAAGGTTTTCATGCTGGTGTTGCATTAGCCTTAGGCGTAGTATGCAGTGATATGGTATTTGTAGGCGCTTTACTATTCGGCGCACAATACTTTGATGTATCCGCACATGATAAAACTATTGCCGGTGTTGTAGGCAGTGTTATTTTATTTATCATCGGCATTTATTATATCTTCAAAAAGGCCGAGGTTAGCTATAAAGTTACAGTCCCCACACGGCTACACAAGGCTGGTTACTTTCTGAAAGGCTTTTTTATGTGCATTTTTAACCCTACCATCCTGCTGCACTGGACATTTGTTATCGGCACCGCCAGTACCGTTTACCATGAGGGGGTACATAACCGGGCGCTTAAAATAGGCATCATGTTTTTAACCATATTGATTGTACAATTTGGTATGGATACTACAAAAGCCTTTTATGCCGATAAACTCCGCGACCGTATATCAGTTAAATTTATACACCGGTTAAATGAGATAGCAGGTGTAGCATTGATCATCGCCTCCCTTATTATCTGTGATAAACTGGTTACTCATTTTGTATTCTCGGCGCCGGCAGCTTCTTAG
- a CDS encoding N-acetylmuramoyl-L-alanine amidase family protein translates to MRNNIRGLKALICFALFCSPVFTSFVNPGDTSQTKPFKVRTIVIDAGHGGKDPGAHGSYSLEKTVALSIAKKLRDAINDAMPSIKVIMTRDDNTFIELNRRSEIANENHSNLFISIHCNSSPEGTASIAHKQKGIMVLVYAIHRKGEQLEAIRENSSIYIEKNYKQTYESYDESDPTNLIVLNAYMQKYRKQSILFGDLLMDQFKATGDREVLGVKEQGVLVLAHSAMPAVLIETGFINNPTEEDYLNSATGQAEIVKSIVKAIQEYRREVDSKQ, encoded by the coding sequence ATGAGAAATAACATCCGGGGACTAAAAGCGCTTATCTGTTTTGCTTTGTTTTGCAGTCCTGTATTCACCTCCTTTGTCAATCCGGGAGATACCTCACAAACAAAACCCTTTAAAGTACGAACAATTGTAATTGATGCTGGTCATGGTGGCAAGGATCCCGGTGCTCATGGTTCTTATTCGCTTGAAAAAACAGTAGCGCTATCCATCGCCAAAAAACTAAGGGATGCCATAAATGATGCCATGCCATCCATAAAAGTCATCATGACACGTGATGATAACACCTTTATTGAACTAAACCGGCGCTCAGAGATCGCCAACGAAAATCATTCTAACCTGTTTATATCCATTCACTGTAACTCATCGCCCGAGGGTACGGCAAGCATCGCGCATAAGCAAAAAGGGATAATGGTATTAGTTTATGCCATCCACCGCAAAGGCGAGCAATTGGAGGCGATCCGTGAAAACTCATCTATATATATTGAGAAGAACTACAAGCAAACCTATGAAAGTTACGATGAGAGTGACCCTACCAACCTCATTGTGTTAAATGCTTACATGCAAAAATACCGTAAGCAAAGCATCCTGTTTGGGGATCTGCTAATGGATCAGTTCAAGGCCACCGGTGATCGTGAGGTATTAGGCGTAAAGGAGCAGGGGGTACTGGTTTTAGCGCACAGCGCGATGCCTGCTGTATTAATAGAAACCGGCTTCATCAATAACCCCACCGAAGAAGATTACCTCAATTCCGCAACCGGTCAGGCGGAGATCGTCAAGTCTATTGTAAAAGCTATACAGGAGTATAGGAGAGAGGTGGATAGTAAGCAATAA
- a CDS encoding deoxycytidylate deaminase, whose protein sequence is MNKLSFDHIFMNLASDLAQRSHCIKAQVGAVLTRDTRIISIGYNGPPSGTHNCDEEWPEVGCPRDSRNSCSLALHAEENAILYAVKNGAKLEGATLYTTLSPCLACARLIFSAGIKHVFFQHSYAEYKGLPSDEGVDFLNKFGVKTEKFTADFD, encoded by the coding sequence ATGAACAAGTTAAGTTTCGATCATATTTTCATGAATCTGGCATCCGACCTGGCCCAACGCTCTCATTGCATTAAGGCCCAGGTCGGAGCTGTTTTAACGCGGGATACCCGTATTATTTCCATTGGGTATAACGGGCCGCCGTCAGGCACCCATAACTGCGATGAGGAATGGCCCGAGGTCGGCTGCCCGCGCGACTCTCGTAATAGCTGCTCCTTAGCATTGCATGCCGAAGAGAATGCTATTCTATACGCCGTTAAGAATGGTGCTAAATTGGAAGGCGCTACACTTTATACTACGCTATCGCCCTGTCTTGCCTGCGCGCGACTGATCTTCTCCGCAGGTATAAAGCATGTTTTCTTTCAGCATTCCTATGCTGAATACAAAGGCCTGCCAAGTGATGAAGGTGTTGACTTTTTGAATAAATTTGGTGTGAAGACGGAGAAATTTACCGCTGATTTTGATTGA
- the arfB gene encoding alternative ribosome rescue aminoacyl-tRNA hydrolase ArfB, with translation MNLNKESLQKTITYKTSRSGGKGGQNVNKVSSKVELLFSIGDSTLFTDEEKDLLKDKLQSRFNKDGYIQVICDEERSQYLNKEKAIERLIILLKNALHKPKVRRATRVSKAAKAARLENKRLNAAKKEGRKSKFDE, from the coding sequence ATGAACCTCAATAAAGAATCACTGCAAAAAACAATTACCTATAAAACATCAAGGAGCGGGGGTAAAGGTGGGCAAAATGTAAACAAGGTATCAAGTAAGGTGGAACTGTTGTTTTCTATAGGTGATTCAACTTTATTTACTGATGAGGAAAAAGACTTACTAAAAGATAAACTACAATCCCGGTTTAATAAGGATGGCTATATACAGGTAATATGCGATGAGGAGCGCAGCCAATACCTCAACAAGGAAAAAGCCATTGAGCGACTGATCATATTGCTCAAAAATGCCCTGCATAAACCCAAGGTCCGCAGGGCCACGCGTGTAAGCAAAGCAGCTAAAGCGGCGCGACTTGAAAATAAGCGATTAAACGCTGCTAAAAAGGAAGGCAGGAAAAGTAAGTTTGATGAATGA
- a CDS encoding glycoside hydrolase family 130 protein, protein MPEFKVQRLGTLMTPEPGNAMEVEGVLNPAAVRGPDGHLYLFPRLVAKGNYSRIGIARVKFNDAGDPVGVERIGIALEPEADYEKRPDGGGCEDPRITYNTVLQHYVMNYVAFGPNGPRIALARSNDLPHWERVGLASFSPYKHIEFQGVDNKDSCTFPDAIPNPSGHPELGLLHRPLFPGTSPEEMMKKSRSKQIDIHLESIWISYRPVKLNEHIPVKGAKFTSHHRLAAPEADWEKLKIGCGTPPVLTKHGWMIVYHGVHETEGTGDQKQRLVYSAGVMILDKDNPANILYRSPQPVLKPDNPDEQVGLIANVVFPTGIDCRHDLGTPNRFDLYYGMADDRIGVARLDITDELPD, encoded by the coding sequence ATGCCTGAATTTAAAGTGCAGCGTTTGGGCACATTGATGACACCTGAGCCTGGTAATGCAATGGAAGTTGAAGGTGTGCTAAATCCGGCTGCGGTACGTGGGCCGGATGGACATTTATATTTATTCCCACGTCTGGTGGCTAAGGGCAATTATTCACGCATAGGTATAGCACGTGTTAAATTTAATGATGCCGGCGATCCGGTAGGTGTTGAACGCATAGGTATAGCTTTGGAGCCCGAAGCAGATTACGAAAAGCGTCCGGATGGTGGCGGCTGCGAAGATCCGCGCATTACTTATAATACGGTGTTACAGCATTATGTAATGAACTATGTAGCATTTGGCCCTAATGGCCCAAGAATAGCCTTAGCGCGTTCTAATGATCTGCCGCATTGGGAAAGGGTAGGCTTAGCTAGCTTTAGTCCTTACAAGCATATTGAGTTTCAGGGTGTGGATAATAAGGATTCCTGTACTTTTCCTGATGCAATACCCAATCCATCCGGTCATCCGGAACTTGGTTTATTACACCGTCCGCTATTTCCGGGTACCAGTCCTGAGGAGATGATGAAAAAATCCAGATCGAAACAAATTGATATACACCTGGAAAGCATCTGGATATCCTACCGCCCGGTTAAATTAAATGAACATATACCTGTTAAGGGGGCCAAATTTACCTCGCACCACCGTTTAGCCGCGCCCGAAGCTGATTGGGAAAAACTGAAAATAGGTTGCGGTACGCCACCGGTTTTAACCAAACATGGCTGGATGATCGTTTATCACGGTGTGCATGAAACCGAAGGCACAGGCGATCAAAAACAGCGGCTGGTGTATTCGGCAGGGGTGATGATACTGGATAAGGACAACCCGGCTAATATATTATACCGTTCGCCACAACCTGTTTTAAAGCCCGATAACCCTGATGAGCAGGTTGGGCTGATTGCCAATGTAGTATTCCCGACAGGGATTGATTGCAGGCATGATCTGGGTACACCTAACAGGTTCGACCTGTATTATGGAATGGCTGACGATAGAATTGGTGTAGCCAGACTTGATATAACTGACGAATTGCCGGATTAG
- a CDS encoding YceH family protein, which translates to MDSLQTLPVLDAPELRVLGVLMEKSKTTPDYYPMTINSLVAACNQKTSRKPVVQYDEDTVATALNTLKRRGLISTATGGSDRSVKFKHNFAIVFPVIPAEVALMCLLMLRGPQTPGELNTNSGRLHEFESIEEVQEVLERLTTTEPPFVLQLPRRPGQKEVRYAHLLSGIPDVNEDYADEVANKPSSGLEARVAKLEQELAELREAFDKLMKELT; encoded by the coding sequence ATGGATTCACTACAAACTTTACCCGTACTTGATGCCCCGGAGCTGCGCGTACTGGGCGTATTAATGGAAAAAAGCAAAACCACACCCGATTATTACCCCATGACCATCAATAGCCTGGTGGCGGCCTGTAATCAAAAAACCAGCCGTAAACCGGTGGTGCAATATGATGAAGACACCGTTGCCACTGCGCTGAACACATTAAAAAGGCGTGGATTGATTTCGACCGCTACGGGTGGTTCCGATCGTTCGGTAAAATTCAAACATAATTTTGCCATTGTATTTCCGGTTATACCGGCTGAGGTTGCGCTGATGTGTTTATTAATGCTGAGGGGCCCGCAAACTCCGGGCGAACTAAATACCAACTCAGGCAGGTTACATGAGTTTGAATCGATAGAAGAAGTACAGGAAGTTTTGGAGCGGTTAACTACAACCGAACCGCCATTTGTATTGCAACTGCCCCGCCGTCCGGGACAAAAAGAAGTGCGTTACGCGCATTTATTATCTGGTATACCTGATGTAAATGAAGATTATGCTGATGAAGTTGCTAATAAACCATCAAGCGGTTTAGAAGCCCGTGTAGCTAAACTGGAGCAGGAACTTGCTGAGTTGCGCGAAGCTTTTGATAAGCTGATGAAGGAACTGACCTAA
- a CDS encoding phosphatase PAP2-related protein yields the protein MPQIGLSIKDRWKLACNTGPKRLRLISGSIIIFAIIIYLPYFFRGIEQRQGVVLHDWLLAQVPPHNVSVAIFIIIWGTGLLILYRALYKPSIYLVYVWSLIFVCIARMISISVVALNPPIGLIPLSDPLTGVFYGHAIITKDLFFSGHITTVMLTFLCLEKKNDKIIAFFSIIAIAILLIIQHIHYTIDILAAPVITYTVYRFTLYLLF from the coding sequence GTGCCCCAAATAGGTTTAAGTATAAAAGACAGATGGAAGCTAGCCTGCAATACAGGGCCAAAGCGATTGAGACTGATAAGCGGTTCAATCATCATCTTTGCTATTATAATTTATCTTCCCTATTTTTTTAGAGGTATTGAACAAAGGCAGGGCGTAGTGTTGCATGACTGGCTATTGGCCCAGGTACCACCGCATAACGTATCAGTTGCTATATTTATTATAATTTGGGGCACAGGCCTGTTGATATTATACAGGGCTCTTTACAAACCATCCATCTATCTTGTATATGTATGGTCGCTTATATTTGTGTGTATCGCACGCATGATAAGCATTAGCGTTGTGGCCTTAAACCCGCCAATAGGCTTAATACCGCTCTCCGATCCGCTTACCGGTGTATTTTACGGGCATGCCATTATTACCAAAGACCTATTCTTCTCTGGCCATATCACCACAGTAATGTTGACATTTTTATGCCTTGAGAAAAAAAACGACAAAATAATTGCCTTCTTTTCCATTATAGCAATAGCTATTTTACTGATTATCCAGCACATACATTATACTATAGATATTTTAGCCGCGCCGGTTATTACGTATACGGTTTACAGGTTTACACTGTACCTGCTTTTCTAA
- a CDS encoding MFS transporter: MEQDKTKSYGSALYTLIIVFFFWGFLAASNGVFIPFCKSHFSLSQFESQLIDFTFYGGYFIGSLILYFASQFSKVDILNKLGYKNGIILGLVISAAGALGMIPAVASGSFGLILTVFFIIAVGFSLQQTAANPFVVALGPPETGSNRLNFAGSVNNIGALLGPIVVGFVLFGSASAKIAAADVKISSVDNLYYILAGLFIAVAIFFWVSKLPTVTSDEEIEASTKANTPLFVIFIAFLLILAADPISKATSIPSQYFVYASLAIIVFTLVGTIFAAKKSSHGWGAMQYPQLILGMLAIFTYVGTEVTIQSNMGSLLKTPAFGSFSESEIAPYISLYWGSLMIGRFAGSIGAFDLSKTTKYVLYVLVPFIAFGLVLVVNAITGVDVSNLYVYAVCVAILVVAFFIGQQKPVRTLSTLGVLGMIFILVGLFTTGRVATFSFISGGLCCSIMWPSIFSLAITGLGKYTSQGSAFLIMMILGGSIIPPLQGKIADGSNNLIAGMSGIHFSYIVPVLGFAYLTYFAWKVSRELQKQGIDLDHVEAKGGH; this comes from the coding sequence ATGGAACAAGACAAAACCAAAAGTTATGGCTCTGCGCTGTACACCCTTATCATCGTTTTTTTCTTTTGGGGCTTCTTAGCGGCCTCAAATGGTGTATTTATACCGTTTTGCAAATCACACTTTAGTTTATCGCAATTTGAATCACAGCTAATTGATTTTACCTTTTACGGTGGTTATTTTATCGGATCATTGATATTATACTTTGCATCGCAATTCAGCAAGGTTGATATACTTAATAAGTTAGGCTATAAAAATGGTATTATACTTGGCCTTGTAATATCGGCAGCAGGTGCATTGGGTATGATCCCGGCCGTTGCATCAGGCTCATTTGGCTTAATCTTAACCGTATTTTTTATCATAGCTGTGGGCTTTTCATTACAACAAACCGCTGCAAACCCGTTTGTGGTAGCTTTAGGGCCGCCTGAAACCGGTTCAAACCGTTTAAATTTTGCAGGCAGCGTAAATAATATAGGCGCTTTACTAGGCCCGATTGTGGTTGGTTTCGTATTATTTGGATCGGCATCAGCAAAAATTGCGGCAGCAGATGTGAAAATATCATCAGTTGATAACCTCTACTACATACTTGCAGGCTTATTTATAGCTGTTGCTATATTCTTCTGGGTATCAAAACTGCCAACAGTAACCAGCGATGAAGAAATAGAGGCAAGCACGAAAGCAAATACACCACTTTTTGTAATATTTATTGCGTTTTTATTGATCCTTGCTGCTGATCCTATCAGCAAAGCAACTTCAATTCCTAGTCAGTATTTCGTTTACGCTTCGCTGGCTATTATTGTATTTACATTGGTGGGTACCATATTTGCCGCCAAAAAAAGCAGCCATGGTTGGGGCGCAATGCAATACCCGCAATTAATTTTAGGTATGTTGGCCATATTTACTTATGTGGGTACCGAAGTAACTATACAAAGTAATATGGGCTCGTTATTAAAAACTCCTGCGTTCGGTTCATTTAGCGAATCAGAAATTGCACCATATATTTCATTGTACTGGGGGAGTTTAATGATCGGCCGTTTTGCAGGTTCTATAGGTGCTTTTGATCTATCAAAAACAACAAAATATGTACTATATGTTTTAGTGCCATTTATAGCATTTGGTTTAGTGCTGGTAGTAAATGCAATAACCGGTGTTGATGTAAGTAACTTATATGTATATGCAGTTTGTGTAGCTATATTGGTTGTAGCTTTCTTTATTGGTCAACAAAAACCAGTACGTACTTTATCTACATTAGGTGTGCTTGGTATGATCTTTATATTGGTAGGTTTATTTACAACAGGCAGGGTAGCTACATTTTCGTTCATCAGCGGTGGTTTATGCTGCTCAATTATGTGGCCATCTATATTCTCGTTAGCTATCACAGGTTTAGGTAAATATACCAGCCAGGGTTCTGCATTTTTAATCATGATGATATTAGGTGGTTCAATTATTCCACCACTACAGGGTAAAATTGCCGATGGCAGCAACAACCTGATAGCAGGTATGAGCGGGATACACTTCTCCTACATAGTTCCGGTATTAGGCTTTGCTTACCTTACCTATTTTGCATGGAAAGTTAGCCGTGAGTTACAAAAACAAGGTATCGACCTCGATCACGTAGAAGCAAAAGGCGGACATTAA
- a CDS encoding MBL fold metallo-hydrolase encodes MSLFITSLNSGSNGNCYYIGNEHEAILVDAGISCRETEKRMKRLGLSINKVKAIFISHEHTDHISGIPVLAKKFNIPVYITPGTLKHLNVNFEDYSFINFIAHEAVMIGELAVTAFPKFHDASEPHSFIVTCRDITVGIFTDIGVVCDNLIANFQKCHAAFLEANYDDEMLDNGGYPYHLKRRIRGGNGHLSNKQALELFINHKPAYMSHLLLAHLSKNNNDPSLVYELFNSHANGTEVVVASRYEETPVYYIGGTEVIGGRAKQLAFDL; translated from the coding sequence ATGTCGCTATTTATTACATCATTAAACTCGGGGAGCAACGGCAACTGCTATTACATTGGTAATGAGCACGAAGCGATTTTAGTGGATGCAGGTATCTCCTGCCGCGAAACCGAAAAGCGCATGAAGCGGCTGGGCCTTTCCATTAATAAAGTAAAGGCGATCTTTATCTCGCATGAGCATACCGACCATATCAGCGGCATCCCGGTGCTGGCAAAAAAGTTTAATATCCCCGTTTACATTACGCCGGGCACACTCAAACACCTGAATGTTAATTTTGAGGATTACAGCTTTATAAATTTCATAGCCCATGAGGCGGTTATGATAGGCGAACTGGCAGTAACTGCTTTCCCCAAATTTCATGATGCATCGGAGCCGCATAGCTTTATTGTTACCTGCCGGGATATTACGGTTGGCATATTTACTGATATCGGCGTAGTTTGCGATAACCTGATAGCTAACTTTCAAAAATGTCATGCTGCTTTCCTGGAAGCTAATTATGATGATGAAATGCTGGACAACGGCGGATATCCCTATCATTTAAAACGACGTATCCGTGGCGGCAACGGGCACTTATCAAATAAACAGGCACTGGAGCTTTTCATCAACCATAAGCCTGCCTATATGAGCCACTTATTGCTGGCGCACCTTTCAAAAAACAATAACGACCCGAGCTTAGTTTATGAGCTGTTTAACAGTCATGCTAATGGTACTGAAGTAGTTGTAGCTTCGCGATATGAGGAAACACCTGTATATTATATTGGTGGTACCGAGGTTATTGGTGGCAGGGCTAAGCAACTGGCGTTTGATTTGTAG
- a CDS encoding Fur family transcriptional regulator: MPQVQNDNRFEHLLDHHHLKKTGPRLRVLSMMSSKNTATSQPDLENLMHDVDRVTLYRILNVFEEKGIIHKVFDLNGTANYAICHSNCEEHNHQDEHLHFNCTVCNNVYCLNDLNLPSINLPAGFKAENFTLYASGLCPKCSKKENKK, translated from the coding sequence ATGCCACAAGTACAAAACGATAACCGGTTTGAACATTTGCTTGATCATCATCATTTAAAAAAAACAGGGCCCAGATTAAGGGTTTTGTCAATGATGTCATCAAAAAATACTGCTACTTCCCAGCCCGATCTGGAGAATTTGATGCATGATGTTGACCGCGTTACGCTTTACCGTATCCTTAATGTGTTTGAGGAAAAGGGTATCATTCATAAAGTTTTCGACTTAAATGGTACGGCAAACTACGCTATTTGCCATTCCAATTGTGAAGAGCATAACCACCAGGATGAGCACCTGCATTTCAATTGTACGGTGTGTAACAATGTATATTGTTTAAATGATCTTAACCTGCCGTCAATTAATCTTCCGGCTGGTTTTAAGGCCGAAAACTTCACACTGTATGCCAGTGGCCTGTGCCCGAAATGCAGCAAAAAAGAAAATAAAAAATAA
- a CDS encoding lipid A deacylase LpxR family protein, with translation MKFKLLLSLLFVFASINLFAQAQHSTEIGVETDNDSYLLRGSDRYYTDGIYFYYRHALSTDGNDNLKNKVLGFEFGQKIFNPQAGSVADIYGVDHADLVDRPFATYLYVGSTLNLLYANESNLKLSAQLGIVGPDAFGKQVQDWVHKTFGFYHPSGWEYQIKNDPEINLSAEYNRLLARTTGVDISFSSYGNLGNGFTGAGLGFLLRLGNFNQLFNSVSTQSTASQGNKITPLHKHELFFYYKPLINYVAYDATIQGGLLETHHEAGSQEITLDKEPFIFSNQLGVDFTTNRFTFDVAAIVHTRDTKEMIRSTHQWGAITGMYRFK, from the coding sequence ATGAAGTTTAAACTACTACTCTCTCTCCTATTCGTTTTTGCAAGTATTAATTTATTTGCTCAAGCACAGCACAGCACCGAAATTGGTGTAGAAACCGACAATGATTCTTACCTGCTTCGAGGATCAGACAGGTATTATACAGATGGTATTTATTTCTATTACCGCCATGCCTTATCAACCGATGGGAATGATAACCTGAAGAATAAAGTATTGGGGTTTGAATTCGGCCAAAAAATATTTAACCCGCAGGCAGGCAGCGTAGCGGATATTTATGGAGTGGATCATGCAGACCTTGTAGACCGGCCGTTTGCAACTTATTTATATGTGGGATCGACCTTAAACCTTCTGTATGCCAATGAAAGCAACCTGAAACTGAGCGCACAATTAGGCATAGTTGGCCCCGATGCTTTTGGCAAACAAGTACAGGATTGGGTGCACAAGACCTTTGGCTTTTACCACCCCAGCGGCTGGGAATACCAGATAAAGAATGACCCGGAGATCAACCTTTCTGCCGAATATAACAGGTTACTTGCGCGCACCACTGGCGTTGATATTTCATTCAGTTCATATGGTAACCTAGGCAATGGGTTTACCGGGGCGGGATTGGGTTTCCTGCTTAGGTTGGGTAATTTTAACCAGTTATTTAATTCCGTAAGTACACAAAGTACAGCTTCGCAAGGCAATAAAATAACACCGCTGCACAAGCATGAATTATTTTTTTACTATAAGCCGCTCATTAATTATGTAGCCTATGATGCTACCATACAAGGTGGTTTACTGGAAACACATCACGAAGCCGGCAGCCAGGAAATTACTTTAGATAAAGAACCTTTTATTTTCAGTAATCAATTAGGCGTGGATTTTACGACAAACCGTTTCACATTTGATGTTGCCGCCATTGTACATACCCGGGATACAAAGGAAATGATCCGCTCAACTCATCAGTGGGGAGCAATTACGGGGATGTACCGCTTTAAGTGA